In a genomic window of Ipomoea triloba cultivar NCNSP0323 chromosome 3, ASM357664v1:
- the LOC116014502 gene encoding protein RMD5 homolog isoform X1 encodes MGKHRVEHKQSAQDAQATGSISFPLEDSFIGYAYWRFFQTKPPVTFRWDFDILEMELNTIKDAFDRVTKKQKLSSSKTQEIIAQIGQEIEQAISNMQNDPSLANHKLILSELKTKLKEIAPLNHLEGTQKELNIALSKYPKILEKIFNPDISKAYRNVDFDIHTVNQIIASHFYREGLFDLGDCFVNESREPEAAANKSPYLEMYQILEAMRCRNLQPALSWAANNQEKLKNCGSDIEMKLHRQHFVEILQNRGRDEALNYARTFFPPFATKYMAEIQKLMACLLWAGRLDSSPYSDLLSPKHWEKLAEDLTRQFCNLIGQSYESPLSVTIAAGVQGLPTLLKLMNVMTAKKQEWQSMKQLPVPVDLDREFQFHSLFVCPVSRDQATEENPPMLLSCGHVLCKQSITKLSKNNSTRPFKCPYCPSEVEVGQCRQLYF; translated from the exons ATGGGAAAACACAGAGTTGAGCACAAGCAATCAGCACAAGACGCACAAGCAACCGGATCCATCTCCTTCCCTCTCGAAGACTCGTTTATTGGTTACGCTTACTGGAGATTTTTTCAGACCAAACCGCCCGTTACGTTTCGG TGGGACTTTGACATTTTGGAAATGGAGCTGAATACCATCAAAGATGCTTTCGATAGGGTGACAAAGAAGCAAAAACTGTCATCTTCTAAAACTCAAGAAATAATAGCACAAATTGGCCAAGAAATAGAACAAGCCATATCTAATATGCAAAATGACCCCTCTCTTGCTAATCACAAGCTGATCCTTTCTGAGCTGAAGACCAAGTTGAAGGAAATTGCTCCATTAAATCATCTGGAAGGCACACAAAAAGAACTAAATATTGCATTAAGCAAGTACCCAAAGATCCTTGAAAAAATTTTCAATCCTGATATATCAAAGGCCTATAGAAATGTTGATTTTGACATACATACAGTCAACCAGATAATTGCCAGCCATTTCTATAGGGAGGGCCTCTTTGATCTAGGTGATTGTTTTGTAAATGAGTCCAGGGAACCAGAAGCTGCAGCAAATAAATCTCCTTACTTGGAAATGTATCAAATCCTTGAGGCCATGAGATGTCGGAACCTGCAACCTGCTTTGAGTTGGGCTGCTAATAACCaagaaaaacttaaaaattgtgGGTCTGATATTGAAATGAAGCTTCACCGCCAGCATTTTGTGGAAATATTGCAAAACAGAGGTAGAGATGAGGCACTAAACTATGCTAGAACTTTCTTCCCACCATTTGCTACCAAATACATGGCAGAAATCCAGAAGCTAATGGCCTGTCTTTTGTGGGCTGGGAGACTTGATTCCTCACCATACTCTGATTTGTTATCCCCTAAGCATTGGGAAAAATTGGCTGAGGATCTCACCAGGCAGTTCTGCAATCTCATAGGTCAATCCTATGAGAGTCCACTGAGTGTGACGATTGCAGCTGGAGTCCAGGGGCTGCCAACCCTCTTGAAACTGATGAATGTAATGACAGCAAAAAAGCAGGAATGGCAATCTATGAAGCAGTTACCTGTACCTGTGGACTTAGACAGAGAGTTCCAGTTCCACTCTCTCTTTGTATGTCCTGTGAGCCGGGATCAAGCAACTGAAGAGAATCCACCGATGTTGTTGTCATGTGGACACGTGCTCTGCAAGCAGTCTATAACAAAACTATCCAAAAATAACAGCACGCGACCCTTCAAGTGCCCTTACTGCCCATCAGAGGTTGAAGTAGGTCAGTGTAGGCAATTGTATTTCTGA
- the LOC116014502 gene encoding protein RMD5 homolog isoform X2, whose protein sequence is MELNTIKDAFDRVTKKQKLSSSKTQEIIAQIGQEIEQAISNMQNDPSLANHKLILSELKTKLKEIAPLNHLEGTQKELNIALSKYPKILEKIFNPDISKAYRNVDFDIHTVNQIIASHFYREGLFDLGDCFVNESREPEAAANKSPYLEMYQILEAMRCRNLQPALSWAANNQEKLKNCGSDIEMKLHRQHFVEILQNRGRDEALNYARTFFPPFATKYMAEIQKLMACLLWAGRLDSSPYSDLLSPKHWEKLAEDLTRQFCNLIGQSYESPLSVTIAAGVQGLPTLLKLMNVMTAKKQEWQSMKQLPVPVDLDREFQFHSLFVCPVSRDQATEENPPMLLSCGHVLCKQSITKLSKNNSTRPFKCPYCPSEVEVGQCRQLYF, encoded by the coding sequence ATGGAGCTGAATACCATCAAAGATGCTTTCGATAGGGTGACAAAGAAGCAAAAACTGTCATCTTCTAAAACTCAAGAAATAATAGCACAAATTGGCCAAGAAATAGAACAAGCCATATCTAATATGCAAAATGACCCCTCTCTTGCTAATCACAAGCTGATCCTTTCTGAGCTGAAGACCAAGTTGAAGGAAATTGCTCCATTAAATCATCTGGAAGGCACACAAAAAGAACTAAATATTGCATTAAGCAAGTACCCAAAGATCCTTGAAAAAATTTTCAATCCTGATATATCAAAGGCCTATAGAAATGTTGATTTTGACATACATACAGTCAACCAGATAATTGCCAGCCATTTCTATAGGGAGGGCCTCTTTGATCTAGGTGATTGTTTTGTAAATGAGTCCAGGGAACCAGAAGCTGCAGCAAATAAATCTCCTTACTTGGAAATGTATCAAATCCTTGAGGCCATGAGATGTCGGAACCTGCAACCTGCTTTGAGTTGGGCTGCTAATAACCaagaaaaacttaaaaattgtgGGTCTGATATTGAAATGAAGCTTCACCGCCAGCATTTTGTGGAAATATTGCAAAACAGAGGTAGAGATGAGGCACTAAACTATGCTAGAACTTTCTTCCCACCATTTGCTACCAAATACATGGCAGAAATCCAGAAGCTAATGGCCTGTCTTTTGTGGGCTGGGAGACTTGATTCCTCACCATACTCTGATTTGTTATCCCCTAAGCATTGGGAAAAATTGGCTGAGGATCTCACCAGGCAGTTCTGCAATCTCATAGGTCAATCCTATGAGAGTCCACTGAGTGTGACGATTGCAGCTGGAGTCCAGGGGCTGCCAACCCTCTTGAAACTGATGAATGTAATGACAGCAAAAAAGCAGGAATGGCAATCTATGAAGCAGTTACCTGTACCTGTGGACTTAGACAGAGAGTTCCAGTTCCACTCTCTCTTTGTATGTCCTGTGAGCCGGGATCAAGCAACTGAAGAGAATCCACCGATGTTGTTGTCATGTGGACACGTGCTCTGCAAGCAGTCTATAACAAAACTATCCAAAAATAACAGCACGCGACCCTTCAAGTGCCCTTACTGCCCATCAGAGGTTGAAGTAGGTCAGTGTAGGCAATTGTATTTCTGA